In Bradyrhizobium sp. CCBAU 051011, the following are encoded in one genomic region:
- a CDS encoding flavin reductase family protein: MSDSPKHPADPANELASDNSAIDPRDFRNALGTFATGVTIVTAMAADGRPYGVTCNSFASVSLNPPLVLWSLGMFSQGLTIFQNASHFTVNVLGASQQALASRFAKSSEDKFAGVSWTPGLGNAPVLTDSVANFQCRAANRYYGGDHIIFLGAVESYAYNRQEPLLFARGSFGRFLAGDGNKSS, encoded by the coding sequence ATGTCCGACTCACCCAAACATCCCGCCGATCCCGCCAATGAACTTGCCAGCGACAACTCGGCGATCGACCCACGCGATTTTCGCAATGCGCTTGGAACGTTCGCCACGGGCGTCACCATCGTCACCGCGATGGCCGCGGATGGAAGGCCATATGGCGTGACCTGCAACTCCTTTGCTTCGGTCTCGCTCAATCCGCCGCTGGTGTTGTGGAGTCTGGGGATGTTTTCGCAAGGACTTACGATCTTCCAGAACGCCAGCCATTTCACGGTCAATGTTCTCGGTGCATCCCAGCAGGCGCTGGCGTCGCGGTTTGCAAAATCGTCGGAGGACAAGTTCGCCGGTGTGAGCTGGACACCGGGGCTTGGCAACGCGCCGGTGTTGACCGACAGCGTTGCGAATTTCCAATGCCGCGCGGCCAATCGGTACTACGGCGGCGACCACATCATCTTCCTCGGCGCCGTCGAATCCTACGCCTACAATCGGCAGGAACCCTTGCTGTTTGCGCGCGGCAGCTTCGGCCGGTTTCTTGCCGGAGATGGAAATAAGTCCTCGTGA
- a CDS encoding LLM class flavin-dependent oxidoreductase encodes MKLGFFTMPIHPIDKDWRRSLKEDREAFLLADELGYTEGYVGEHTTDRAENITSCIAFIAWLAAATRQIKLGTGTVNMPNAHPAAIAASIAMLDHMLDGRLIFGISPGGLLSDAEVFGNLESDRNAMFLEAINQVLQIWASEPPYNLRGKYWNISIQKTLIEDIGQGFIPRPLQQPHPPIVVTAVAPFSKGVTEAAARGWDPISANFLMPAWVKSHWPKYVEGCERAGRPVDPANWRVAKSVFVAKDAATAKAYATNPDGPYVYYYRSLFTKLKRGGRIELFKTRRDQPDDEVTLESICDRLIIHGTPDSVADQLLAFQEETGPFGTLLYAGKDWKDRELGRQSMILMAEKVMPRINASASSGSKAAE; translated from the coding sequence ATGAAGCTTGGCTTCTTTACGATGCCCATCCATCCCATCGACAAGGATTGGCGGCGTTCGCTCAAGGAGGACCGCGAGGCTTTCCTGCTGGCCGATGAACTCGGATACACCGAGGGGTATGTCGGCGAGCACACCACCGACAGAGCCGAGAACATCACGTCCTGCATCGCTTTCATCGCATGGCTTGCTGCGGCAACCAGGCAGATCAAGCTTGGCACCGGCACGGTCAACATGCCTAACGCGCATCCGGCAGCGATTGCAGCCTCGATCGCGATGCTTGATCACATGCTCGACGGGCGTCTGATCTTCGGCATCAGCCCGGGAGGCCTGCTATCGGACGCGGAAGTATTCGGCAACCTCGAATCGGACAGGAATGCCATGTTCCTGGAGGCGATCAATCAGGTGCTTCAGATCTGGGCCAGTGAGCCTCCCTACAATCTTCGAGGCAAATACTGGAACATATCGATTCAGAAGACTCTGATCGAGGATATCGGCCAAGGCTTCATCCCGCGCCCGCTGCAACAGCCGCACCCGCCTATCGTGGTAACGGCGGTGGCGCCGTTCTCGAAAGGCGTGACGGAAGCCGCAGCGCGCGGCTGGGATCCGATCTCGGCAAACTTCCTGATGCCGGCCTGGGTGAAAAGCCATTGGCCGAAATATGTCGAGGGTTGCGAACGTGCCGGACGTCCAGTGGATCCGGCGAATTGGCGCGTTGCCAAGAGTGTGTTCGTCGCCAAGGACGCAGCCACCGCAAAGGCCTATGCCACCAATCCTGACGGGCCGTATGTTTATTACTATCGCTCGCTGTTCACCAAGCTGAAGCGCGGTGGTCGTATCGAACTGTTCAAAACGCGTCGCGATCAACCCGATGACGAAGTAACGCTGGAATCGATCTGCGACAGGCTGATCATTCATGGCACGCCGGACAGCGTAGCAGATCAACTGCTGGCTTTTCAGGAAGAGACCGGGCCCTTCGGCACATTGCTTTATGCCGGCAAGGACTGGAAAGACCGCGAATTGGGACGTCAGTCCATGATCCTGATGGCCGAAAAGGTCATGCCGAGGATCAATGCCAGCGCGTCCAGCGGCTCCAAAGCCGCCGAATGA
- a CDS encoding xanthine dehydrogenase family protein subunit M, translated as MKASAFDYARATSVANALELLATHGERARVLAGGQSLLPAMNLRLAAPELVVDIGELDDLRGVVVKGDVLTIGALTRHADLLKSPEIAAHAPLLMNAVAHVAHPAIRNRGTIGGSLAQADPASELPACMLALGTTIIVRGPGGERRIAADEFFAGIYETALTPQELLVAVELPVPPKSSTHYFHEFARRHGDYAIVGLAAQALVRDRRFSDLRLGFFAVGDRPLLAKSAGKLIDVAITPAVLSEVSSALDEELSPLEDQQATPAMRRHLAKVLLIRCVSSLLARPDLCAGASA; from the coding sequence ATGAAAGCCTCGGCTTTCGATTACGCCCGCGCGACCAGCGTCGCAAATGCGCTAGAATTGCTGGCCACGCATGGCGAAAGGGCCAGGGTGTTGGCGGGTGGGCAGAGCTTGCTCCCGGCGATGAATCTGCGCCTGGCCGCGCCGGAACTCGTTGTCGATATTGGTGAGCTGGACGATTTGCGCGGGGTCGTGGTGAAGGGAGACGTCCTCACCATCGGCGCGCTGACGCGTCATGCCGATCTCTTGAAATCTCCGGAAATAGCAGCCCATGCTCCCTTGTTGATGAACGCGGTCGCCCATGTCGCCCATCCCGCGATACGTAACCGCGGTACCATTGGGGGAAGCCTTGCCCAGGCAGATCCGGCGTCGGAGCTGCCTGCCTGTATGCTTGCGCTTGGCACCACGATCATTGTGCGCGGGCCGGGCGGCGAGCGGCGTATTGCGGCTGACGAGTTCTTTGCCGGGATCTACGAAACTGCGCTTACGCCACAGGAGTTGCTGGTCGCCGTCGAACTGCCGGTGCCTCCAAAAAGCTCGACGCATTACTTTCATGAATTCGCCCGTCGGCATGGCGACTACGCGATCGTGGGCCTCGCAGCGCAGGCCTTGGTCAGAGATCGGCGGTTCTCGGATCTTCGCCTTGGTTTCTTTGCAGTGGGCGATCGCCCGTTATTGGCCAAGTCTGCCGGCAAACTGATTGACGTCGCCATCACGCCTGCGGTCTTGTCCGAGGTGTCCTCCGCGCTGGATGAAGAGCTTAGTCCACTCGAGGATCAACAGGCTACGCCCGCCATGCGTCGCCATCTGGCGAAGGTCCTGTTGATACGTTGCGTATCCTCGCTGCTCGCTCGCCCTGATCTCTGCGCGGGAGCATCAGCGTGA
- a CDS encoding acyl-CoA dehydrogenase family protein, translated as MAEHSGRPDAGSPGAPGTAGYAAMVARAKALIPELRDRASKTEELRRLPPETERDLHDAGLFRVVQPKRVGGAELDYVALVDCADALGQADASVAWNFANLASHHWMLGMFDRQAQDAVWQRNADALIASSFIFPAGRAQKVDGGYVLRGHWPFSSGVESCDWNMLSGVVSSDDEADGIEYRIFLLNRNQYKINDTWNATGLGGTGSNDVWVEDAFVAEKMTVAVSDLTGGPTPGSVVNPNALYALPVFSLFPYVLSGVGLGNAQACLNDYVELARHRASTYNRAKLSDLQTTQIKIAEASAKIDAARLVMRTNCIDAMAEARRSYIPDLAGKTRLRRDGAFAVNLCTEAVSLLFAASGARSLFTSGALQRQFRDAHAVNSHLAFNFDAAGTNYGRVALGLPSENLTL; from the coding sequence ATGGCGGAACACAGCGGCAGGCCGGATGCAGGTTCGCCCGGAGCACCGGGTACGGCCGGCTATGCCGCCATGGTCGCGCGAGCCAAGGCCCTGATTCCAGAGCTGCGCGATCGTGCTTCAAAAACGGAAGAACTCCGGCGCTTGCCACCGGAGACCGAGCGCGATTTGCATGATGCAGGCCTATTCCGAGTCGTGCAGCCCAAACGCGTCGGAGGTGCCGAGCTTGACTATGTCGCCCTGGTCGATTGCGCCGATGCACTGGGGCAGGCGGATGCTTCCGTCGCATGGAATTTTGCCAATCTTGCGAGCCATCATTGGATGCTTGGCATGTTTGACCGGCAGGCGCAGGACGCGGTCTGGCAAAGGAATGCCGATGCGCTAATCGCGTCGTCCTTCATCTTTCCAGCCGGCCGCGCCCAAAAGGTCGATGGCGGATACGTCCTGCGTGGTCATTGGCCGTTCTCGTCGGGCGTCGAGTCTTGCGACTGGAACATGCTTTCGGGTGTGGTGTCTTCGGACGATGAGGCTGATGGCATCGAATATCGGATATTCCTGCTCAACAGGAACCAGTACAAGATCAATGACACCTGGAACGCGACGGGCTTAGGCGGTACCGGGTCGAACGACGTATGGGTCGAGGATGCCTTCGTTGCGGAGAAGATGACGGTCGCAGTCAGCGATCTCACTGGCGGGCCGACGCCGGGAAGTGTCGTCAATCCAAACGCGCTGTATGCGCTACCGGTCTTCTCTCTCTTTCCTTACGTGTTGTCGGGTGTCGGTTTGGGCAATGCCCAGGCCTGTCTGAATGACTATGTCGAACTCGCACGGCATCGGGCGTCGACTTACAACCGAGCCAAGCTCAGCGATTTGCAGACGACCCAAATCAAGATCGCCGAAGCATCCGCCAAGATCGACGCGGCCCGTCTCGTCATGCGCACGAACTGCATCGATGCGATGGCGGAGGCGAGGCGGAGCTATATCCCCGATCTGGCGGGCAAGACGAGGCTGCGGCGGGATGGCGCCTTCGCGGTGAACCTCTGCACCGAAGCGGTCTCGCTGCTGTTTGCGGCAAGCGGCGCGCGCAGCCTGTTCACGTCAGGCGCGCTGCAGCGGCAGTTCCGCGATGCTCACGCGGTGAATTCGCACCTCGCATTCAATTTCGATGCGGCAGGAACCAATTATGGACGGGTAGCGCTTGGCCTGCCGTCCGAGAATCTGACGCTCTGA
- a CDS encoding winged helix-turn-helix domain-containing tetratricopeptide repeat protein, with the protein MKFNFDNHILDTDRRELRRGSDLVAMQPQVFDLLVHLLKHRDRVVSRDDLIALVWGGRIVSDSTLDSRINAARNAIGDNGKDQRLIRTIPRKGLRFVGDVKSPCDARSAAPAEAEQPRAGLALPDRPAIAVLPFDNMSGDREQEYFSDGISEDIITALSKLRWFFVIARNSSFTYKGKPVHMRQVAAELGVRYVVEGSVRRSGDRVRITAQLNDTATGSHIWAEHYDRELTDVFAVQDEITDAIVTAIEPQIYAAENFRSRRKPPSSVDAWDLVMRALSHHWRVTRPDSLAAQALLERAIAIDPNYGQALALFATNHMFGVHLGWRDIATAAPVAEQAALAAIAADSEDAWAHTALGSVYFSTRRLDHSLAEFELALQLNPNFSLAQGYYALALSYTGRWMDAYAATQRAIRQSPRDPSSAIYYGVGAYAQFVGRNYEEAIALAREATRQRGDLTGAYRVLTVAAGMTGQIELARTALQELRRTQPNISLAWIATQLPWKHEADREHYLEGFRRAGLE; encoded by the coding sequence GTGAAATTCAACTTCGATAATCACATCCTGGACACTGATCGCCGCGAGTTGCGCCGTGGCAGCGATCTGGTTGCGATGCAGCCGCAGGTGTTCGACTTGCTGGTTCACCTGCTCAAGCACCGCGATCGCGTCGTCAGCCGGGATGATCTCATTGCGCTGGTGTGGGGTGGACGGATCGTCTCGGACTCCACGCTGGACAGCCGGATCAACGCTGCCCGCAACGCGATCGGCGACAATGGCAAGGATCAGAGGCTTATCCGCACCATTCCGCGCAAGGGGCTTCGCTTCGTCGGCGACGTCAAGAGCCCATGCGATGCGCGTTCCGCGGCGCCGGCAGAAGCAGAGCAACCACGTGCGGGGCTTGCGCTGCCGGACCGGCCGGCGATAGCCGTGCTGCCGTTCGACAATATGAGCGGCGATCGGGAGCAGGAGTATTTCTCCGACGGAATCAGCGAAGACATCATCACCGCGCTGTCAAAATTGCGCTGGTTCTTCGTGATCGCGCGCAATTCGTCATTCACTTACAAGGGCAAGCCGGTGCATATGAGGCAGGTCGCCGCCGAACTTGGCGTGCGCTATGTGGTCGAAGGCAGCGTGCGAAGAAGCGGCGATCGCGTCCGCATCACCGCGCAACTCAACGACACCGCGACTGGAAGTCACATCTGGGCGGAGCATTACGATCGCGAGCTGACGGATGTGTTCGCCGTGCAGGACGAAATCACCGACGCCATCGTCACCGCCATCGAGCCGCAGATCTATGCCGCAGAGAATTTTCGCAGCCGGCGCAAGCCCCCCAGCAGCGTGGATGCATGGGACCTGGTGATGCGGGCGCTGTCCCACCATTGGCGGGTGACGCGGCCTGACAGCCTCGCCGCACAGGCACTGTTGGAAAGAGCAATCGCGATCGATCCCAACTACGGCCAGGCGCTAGCCCTGTTCGCAACCAACCACATGTTCGGCGTGCATCTGGGCTGGAGGGATATTGCAACCGCGGCGCCCGTTGCGGAGCAAGCGGCATTGGCGGCGATTGCCGCCGACAGTGAGGATGCCTGGGCGCATACGGCCCTCGGCAGCGTGTATTTCTCTACGCGACGTCTCGACCATTCGCTGGCCGAGTTCGAGCTGGCCCTGCAGCTCAACCCGAACTTCTCGCTGGCGCAGGGATACTATGCCCTGGCGCTATCCTATACCGGGCGATGGATGGACGCCTATGCCGCGACGCAACGCGCGATCCGCCAGAGTCCTCGAGACCCCTCTTCCGCCATCTATTACGGTGTTGGGGCCTACGCCCAGTTCGTCGGAAGAAACTATGAGGAAGCGATTGCACTGGCCCGCGAGGCAACCCGTCAGCGCGGCGACCTCACCGGCGCCTACCGGGTCTTGACGGTCGCCGCCGGCATGACCGGCCAGATCGAACTCGCGCGCACCGCGCTTCAGGAATTGCGCCGGACCCAGCCGAATATTTCGCTCGCCTGGATCGCGACGCAGTTGCCCTGGAAGCACGAGGCCGATCGCGAGCATTATCTCGAAGGCTTTCGCCGCGCCGGACTGGAATGA
- a CDS encoding polysaccharide deacetylase family protein, with product MALSDRIPYQAQVDRPRLTLPGGKKLAVWIVLNVEEWRIENAMPRTVLSPPMGQPLLPDVPNWSWHEYGMRAGFWRQFKALTDRRMPVTLALNANVCNTYPRVASAALEAGFEFMGHGFVQGPMHKVENQADAIKRSVEIISKFAGKPPRSWESPGLTETEETLDLLRLNGIEYVADWVIDDLPQDIATPHGTITTIPYSVETNDIVIHALQHLPSEQFLKRCMDQFDRLYLEGASNARIMAISIHPYITGVPHRIRYLEALLDYVLGHDGVALMTASEIGDWYGAEMAKS from the coding sequence GTGGCACTGAGCGATCGCATTCCCTATCAGGCACAGGTCGACCGGCCGAGGCTGACGCTGCCCGGCGGCAAGAAGCTCGCGGTATGGATCGTCCTCAATGTCGAGGAGTGGCGGATCGAGAACGCGATGCCTCGCACGGTGCTGAGCCCACCGATGGGCCAGCCGCTGTTGCCCGATGTACCGAACTGGTCCTGGCATGAATACGGCATGCGCGCTGGCTTCTGGCGGCAGTTCAAGGCGCTGACCGACCGCAGAATGCCGGTGACATTGGCGCTCAACGCCAACGTCTGCAACACCTACCCACGCGTCGCCTCCGCTGCGCTCGAAGCCGGATTCGAATTCATGGGCCATGGCTTCGTGCAGGGCCCGATGCACAAGGTCGAAAATCAGGCCGATGCCATCAAACGATCAGTCGAGATAATTTCGAAGTTTGCCGGGAAGCCTCCCCGCTCATGGGAAAGCCCCGGCCTCACGGAGACCGAGGAAACACTCGATCTGCTGCGCCTCAATGGCATCGAGTATGTCGCGGACTGGGTCATCGACGATCTGCCGCAGGATATCGCCACGCCTCACGGCACCATCACAACGATCCCCTACTCGGTCGAAACCAACGACATCGTCATCCATGCGCTGCAGCATCTGCCTTCAGAGCAATTCCTGAAACGCTGCATGGACCAGTTCGACCGGCTGTATCTCGAGGGCGCATCGAATGCGCGGATCATGGCGATATCGATTCACCCCTATATTACAGGCGTGCCGCACCGCATCAGGTATCTGGAGGCACTGCTTGACTATGTCCTCGGTCACGACGGCGTGGCGCTGATGACCGCGAGTGAGATCGGTGACTGGTACGGCGCGGAGATGGCAAAGAGCTAG
- the mddA gene encoding methanethiol S-methyltransferase gives MTETQAIRPAMPANRALRFTAFLFGGVAYLTFLFTILYAIGFISGFAVPKAIDSGAKSGAFEAIVVNLALMALFAIQHSVMARKSFKHWWTQFIPSSVERSTYVLCASLTLLLLFWQWRPMPDVIWSVQEPDMAVVIATLSFVGWVIVFTSTFLINHFELFGLHQVANNLAGREMPPPVFRTPFFYRFVRHPIYLGFIIAFWATPTMSAGHLLFAVVTTAYVFIGIMLEERDLVDMFGDEYRRYRKRVSMLVPWRKLS, from the coding sequence ATGACGGAAACTCAAGCCATCCGCCCGGCGATGCCGGCCAATCGAGCGCTAAGATTCACTGCATTTCTGTTCGGAGGTGTGGCCTATCTCACATTTCTGTTCACGATTCTGTACGCCATCGGGTTCATATCGGGCTTCGCCGTGCCGAAGGCGATCGATAGCGGCGCGAAATCGGGGGCGTTCGAGGCAATTGTCGTCAATCTTGCGCTGATGGCGTTATTTGCCATCCAACATAGCGTCATGGCGCGTAAATCATTTAAACACTGGTGGACGCAGTTTATTCCGAGCTCTGTCGAGCGCAGCACCTATGTGCTTTGTGCAAGTCTGACGCTGTTGTTGCTGTTCTGGCAATGGCGTCCAATGCCGGACGTGATCTGGAGCGTCCAGGAGCCCGACATGGCGGTGGTGATCGCGACATTGTCGTTCGTCGGTTGGGTGATCGTGTTCACGAGCACCTTCCTGATCAATCATTTCGAGCTGTTCGGATTGCACCAGGTCGCCAACAATCTCGCAGGGCGCGAGATGCCGCCGCCGGTCTTCCGGACGCCGTTCTTCTACCGCTTTGTCCGGCACCCGATCTATCTCGGTTTCATCATCGCCTTCTGGGCGACGCCTACGATGAGCGCGGGTCATCTGCTGTTCGCCGTGGTAACCACGGCCTACGTCTTCATCGGCATCATGCTGGAGGAGCGCGACCTCGTTGACATGTTCGGCGACGAGTATCGCCGCTACCGGAAGCGCGTTTCGATGTTGGTCCCCTGGCGAAAACTGAGCTGA
- a CDS encoding phasin, protein MTEPKLEVPAELRDLAEKTIDQAEKAFGMFFDAAGKSMTSMPGAGTEISRQALSFTEQNMKAAFEHARKLVHATDLQEAMRIQSEFLRSQFTNAGEHMRQITGGVISAAKDSTKGKF, encoded by the coding sequence ATGACTGAACCGAAACTCGAAGTCCCGGCTGAGCTGCGTGATCTGGCCGAGAAAACCATCGATCAGGCGGAAAAGGCGTTCGGCATGTTCTTCGACGCCGCCGGCAAATCCATGACGTCGATGCCCGGCGCGGGTACGGAGATTTCCAGACAGGCGCTGTCGTTTACTGAGCAGAACATGAAGGCTGCATTCGAGCATGCCCGCAAGCTGGTCCATGCGACCGACCTTCAGGAGGCGATGCGGATCCAGTCCGAATTCCTGCGCAGCCAGTTCACCAACGCCGGCGAACATATGCGGCAGATCACCGGCGGGGTCATATCGGCTGCAAAGGACTCGACGAAGGGTAAGTTCTGA
- a CDS encoding alpha-hydroxy acid oxidase, whose amino-acid sequence MNDGTPTRPARNVELGASGEEFQNLHEFIQKARARLNQNAWDYIVGASETETTMRRNRMALDEIAFRPRVLRNVAEVDTSTEVFGRRLRLPVMIAPVGALEIFDPNSGAAVARGSGQFGAAHMLSSVSEPGLEATAKAAPDALRIYQLYVRGDDAFVEDVVSRTIDNGYAAFCLTVDTAHYSRRERDIAKRYVRESRIRATGGDFQKGLEWRTVKLIKDKYKIPLVIKGIATAEDAAIALDHGVDWIYVSNHGGRQLDHGRGAMHVLPEIVDAVAGRAKIMVDGSFCRGTDIVKAIASGADLVGIGRLQCWALAAAGEAGIVRMLELLEDEVIRCLGLLGVTRFAELNKSYLHAATATNPPSVFSAFPLLDIEPYRY is encoded by the coding sequence ATGAATGACGGCACCCCCACGCGTCCGGCAAGGAATGTCGAACTCGGCGCCAGCGGCGAGGAATTCCAGAATCTCCACGAATTCATCCAAAAGGCCCGCGCCCGGCTGAACCAGAACGCATGGGACTATATCGTCGGCGCCTCCGAGACGGAGACCACGATGCGCCGCAACCGGATGGCGCTCGACGAAATTGCATTCCGGCCGCGGGTGCTGCGCAATGTCGCTGAGGTCGACACCTCGACCGAGGTATTCGGCCGCCGGCTGCGTTTGCCTGTCATGATTGCGCCGGTCGGCGCGCTTGAGATTTTCGATCCCAATTCGGGCGCCGCCGTCGCGCGCGGGTCGGGGCAGTTCGGTGCCGCTCACATGCTGAGTTCAGTGTCCGAACCGGGGCTGGAGGCGACCGCCAAGGCCGCGCCCGACGCGTTGCGTATTTACCAGCTCTATGTCCGCGGCGATGATGCCTTTGTCGAAGATGTCGTCAGCCGCACCATCGACAACGGATATGCCGCCTTCTGCCTGACCGTCGATACGGCGCACTACAGCCGGCGCGAGCGTGATATTGCCAAGCGCTATGTCCGCGAAAGCCGGATCCGGGCTACCGGCGGCGACTTCCAGAAGGGGCTGGAATGGCGCACCGTGAAGCTGATCAAGGACAAATATAAAATTCCGCTGGTCATCAAGGGCATTGCCACCGCGGAAGACGCCGCGATTGCGCTCGACCATGGCGTGGACTGGATCTATGTGTCGAACCACGGCGGCCGCCAGCTCGACCATGGACGCGGCGCGATGCATGTCTTGCCGGAAATCGTCGACGCTGTCGCCGGCCGCGCCAAGATCATGGTCGATGGCTCGTTCTGCCGCGGCACCGATATCGTGAAGGCAATCGCCTCCGGAGCCGATCTGGTCGGGATCGGCCGGCTGCAATGCTGGGCGCTCGCGGCCGCGGGCGAGGCCGGCATCGTGCGGATGCTGGAGCTTCTCGAAGATGAGGTTATCCGCTGCCTGGGATTACTCGGCGTCACCCGCTTTGCCGAGCTCAATAAATCCTATCTTCATGCGGCGACCGCGACCAATCCGCCGAGCGTGTTCAGCGCTTTCCCACTGCTGGACATCGAGCCCTATCGCTATTGA
- a CDS encoding CaiB/BaiF CoA-transferase family protein, which yields MTAKPQLPERTPRANGEPTALDGLLVVDFTRVVAGPACTQTLADFGAEVIKIENPDGGDDTRHYEHAEIGGESAAFLSLNRNKRGIALDFNNPAALEVARELIAKADVVVENFSGGVMKKFGLDYASVAPTNPRLIYCSISAYGRKGEFALRPGFDPITQAESGFMSLNGFPDGEPVRTGPPIVDMATGMSACNAILLALIARDRIGRGQQVEVALIDTAVSMTGFYGMAYLISGANPGRFGNSPNGSPTVGVYQASDGPLYMACANDRLYRRLVVDVLDRPDLVTDPRFAHRKDRTANKEKLRAIIAGVFASDSLEHWMAKMKKANIPVGYLRTVEEGFNAPEVRDRHRLSRIPHPTAGAVPNIETPLQMSLTPTIDPVAAPLLGEHTREVLRKTLGYDERRIADLAEAGAFGKLGNTA from the coding sequence ATGACTGCCAAGCCGCAATTGCCGGAGCGAACGCCGCGCGCCAACGGAGAGCCGACTGCCCTGGATGGTCTATTGGTTGTCGATTTCACCCGGGTCGTGGCCGGTCCGGCCTGCACGCAAACGCTGGCCGATTTCGGCGCCGAAGTGATCAAGATCGAAAACCCCGACGGGGGCGACGATACCCGGCACTATGAGCACGCCGAAATCGGCGGCGAGAGCGCGGCTTTTCTCAGCCTCAATCGCAACAAGCGCGGCATCGCGCTCGATTTCAACAATCCGGCGGCGCTCGAAGTCGCCCGCGAACTCATCGCGAAAGCGGATGTCGTCGTAGAGAATTTCTCTGGCGGCGTGATGAAGAAGTTCGGTCTCGACTATGCTTCCGTCGCGCCGACCAATCCTCGGCTGATCTATTGCTCGATTTCCGCCTATGGCCGCAAGGGCGAGTTCGCCTTGCGTCCGGGCTTCGATCCGATCACGCAGGCCGAAAGCGGCTTCATGTCGCTGAACGGGTTTCCGGACGGGGAGCCGGTGCGAACCGGTCCGCCGATCGTCGATATGGCGACGGGTATGTCGGCATGTAACGCGATCCTGTTGGCGTTGATCGCCCGCGACCGGATCGGGCGCGGCCAGCAGGTCGAGGTCGCGCTGATCGATACCGCCGTGTCGATGACCGGTTTTTACGGCATGGCCTATCTGATCAGCGGCGCGAATCCGGGCCGCTTCGGAAATTCGCCGAACGGCTCGCCCACCGTCGGTGTCTACCAGGCATCCGATGGGCCGCTGTACATGGCCTGCGCCAATGACCGCCTGTATCGCCGGCTTGTGGTGGATGTGCTGGATCGGCCGGACCTCGTTACCGATCCCCGGTTCGCGCACCGGAAAGACCGAACCGCCAACAAGGAAAAGCTGCGCGCCATCATTGCCGGCGTCTTTGCCAGCGACAGCCTTGAGCACTGGATGGCTAAGATGAAAAAGGCCAACATACCGGTCGGCTATCTGCGCACCGTGGAGGAGGGCTTCAACGCGCCCGAAGTGCGCGACCGCCATCGTCTCAGCCGGATTCCGCATCCGACCGCGGGCGCCGTCCCCAATATTGAAACGCCGCTGCAGATGAGCTTGACGCCAACCATCGACCCGGTGGCGGCGCCGCTGCTCGGAGAGCATACCAGGGAAGTGCTCCGAAAGACGCTCGGCTATGATGAGCGACGTATCGCTGACCTGGCCGAGGCAGGGGCTTTCGGGAAGCTGGGCAATACGGCCTGA
- a CDS encoding GFA family protein, giving the protein MKHTGSCFCGAVEVQVTGAPEGMGYCHCRSCRSWSGGPVNAFTLWKPEAVRITAGAQHVATFEKTPMSQRKYCAECGGHLMTNHPTLGLVDVFAATLPTLPFTPGVHVNYAETVLPMRDGLPKLKDFPAELGGSGEMITE; this is encoded by the coding sequence ATGAAACACACTGGAAGCTGTTTTTGCGGCGCGGTCGAGGTCCAGGTCACGGGTGCGCCGGAGGGGATGGGGTATTGCCATTGCCGTTCCTGCCGTTCGTGGTCCGGCGGGCCGGTGAACGCGTTCACCCTTTGGAAGCCGGAGGCGGTACGGATCACGGCAGGGGCGCAGCACGTTGCGACCTTCGAGAAGACTCCAATGAGTCAGCGCAAGTACTGCGCGGAGTGCGGCGGTCATCTGATGACCAATCATCCGACGCTCGGGCTGGTCGACGTCTTCGCCGCAACTCTACCGACACTTCCCTTCACGCCCGGCGTGCACGTCAACTACGCCGAGACAGTGCTGCCGATGCGCGATGGGTTGCCCAAGCTCAAGGACTTTCCCGCTGAGCTTGGCGGCTCGGGTGAGATGATTACCGAATAG